One segment of Amycolatopsis alba DSM 44262 DNA contains the following:
- a CDS encoding Dyp-type peroxidase has translation MPPSFRGTHQAGIVDPAPRSLLFLALNLVGGTDRLAVDRVLADWSRAIEPATRGIPDAPELVGLDTTGLTVTVGVGPDLPGKIGLAAPKELAPIPALPGDRLQPAFCGGDLAAQICSNDPLVSLQTAQTLTRLSQGVLTTRWRLTGFTQPGPATPRNAFGFKDGTGNPRTTTDVDNAVWIPDGPWRHGTFLVVRRIPMDVQRFAALPTSRQEAVIGSRRDTGAPLTGHDEFDEINLFAKHPDGTYVLPVDAHSRRAHARFDGGRQMLRRGFTYSSGNDETGLLFLAFMKDPALFTRVQARLAEQDALNDFVQHTGSAVFLMLPGTGDNTVLRLPG, from the coding sequence GTGCCGCCTTCTTTCCGAGGCACACACCAGGCCGGAATCGTCGACCCGGCACCACGCAGCCTGCTGTTCCTGGCCCTCAACCTGGTCGGCGGAACGGACCGGCTGGCCGTCGACCGAGTGCTCGCCGACTGGTCACGCGCCATCGAACCCGCCACGCGAGGCATCCCGGACGCCCCAGAGCTTGTCGGCTTGGACACGACCGGCTTGACTGTGACCGTCGGCGTGGGACCGGACCTGCCAGGGAAGATCGGCCTGGCCGCGCCCAAGGAATTGGCGCCGATACCCGCTCTGCCGGGCGACCGGCTACAGCCGGCTTTCTGCGGCGGCGACCTCGCCGCCCAGATCTGCTCGAACGATCCTCTGGTGTCGCTGCAGACCGCGCAGACGCTCACCCGCCTGAGCCAAGGCGTGCTCACCACCCGCTGGCGGCTGACCGGGTTCACCCAGCCGGGACCCGCCACGCCACGCAACGCCTTCGGTTTCAAAGACGGAACCGGGAATCCGCGCACCACCACAGACGTCGACAACGCCGTGTGGATACCGGACGGCCCCTGGCGGCACGGCACCTTCCTGGTCGTCCGCCGAATCCCGATGGACGTCCAGCGTTTCGCCGCATTGCCGACCTCACGCCAGGAAGCGGTGATCGGGAGCAGGCGGGACACCGGAGCCCCGTTGACCGGGCACGACGAGTTCGACGAGATCAACCTGTTCGCCAAGCATCCCGACGGCACCTACGTACTGCCCGTCGACGCGCACAGCCGCCGGGCACACGCGCGTTTCGACGGCGGCCGCCAGATGCTCCGGCGCGGATTCACCTACTCGTCCGGAAACGACGAAACCGGTCTGCTTTTCCTGGCCTTCATGAAGGACCCAGCGCTGTTCACCAGAGTCCAGGCACGGCTCGCCGAACAGGACGCCCTCAACGACTTCGTTCAGCACACCGGCTCGGCGGTATTCCTGATGCTGCCAGGAACCGGCGACAACACCGTCCTGCGCCTGCCCGGCTGA
- a CDS encoding right-handed parallel beta-helix repeat-containing protein gives MVVLVALVTASSAGCAGDSGAPAAHSSPQVIRVPEDAKTIQQGLDAAQSGDLVLVGPGEYHESVTLTKPQVVLRGVDRNSVVVDGDFAKVNGITVTGAQSVVENLTVRRFLANGVLFTGVTDQKLQGPGAGGAHYDPLDPQRFPPLQGFRASFVTAYNNALYGIYSFDARDGVIEDSYASGQADSGIYVGQCRPCNTVVRDNLVEHNAVGIEVTNASENLWFLGNRVVRNRVGMTVNSNDFESLAPQHGAVLAGNTIADNNDPHSPAQADGGFGIGIGIGGGSANTVVRNLVEGNTAAGIIVSDVQGYAADGNTVTDSLVTGNGADLVLTAAGKANQLGGQPGTAPAAVTAPPGADFRGLPQPPAQPRLPGGPDAPQRAATGLPGQVDPDGYPLPAAR, from the coding sequence GTGGTCGTTCTCGTTGCCCTTGTCACCGCTTCGTCCGCCGGATGTGCCGGCGACTCCGGGGCACCGGCGGCGCATTCGAGTCCGCAGGTCATCCGGGTCCCGGAAGATGCCAAGACGATCCAGCAAGGGCTGGACGCCGCCCAATCGGGTGACCTGGTGTTGGTCGGGCCGGGGGAGTACCACGAGAGCGTCACCCTGACCAAGCCGCAGGTGGTCTTGCGGGGTGTCGATCGCAACAGTGTCGTCGTGGACGGGGACTTCGCGAAGGTCAACGGCATCACCGTCACCGGAGCGCAGTCGGTGGTGGAGAACCTGACGGTACGGCGGTTCCTGGCCAACGGTGTGCTGTTCACCGGCGTGACCGACCAGAAACTGCAGGGCCCCGGTGCCGGTGGCGCCCACTACGACCCGCTCGATCCTCAGCGTTTCCCGCCATTGCAGGGTTTTCGTGCTTCCTTCGTGACGGCCTACAACAACGCGTTGTACGGGATCTACTCCTTCGACGCCCGAGACGGGGTCATCGAGGACTCTTATGCCTCCGGCCAAGCCGACTCCGGGATCTACGTCGGCCAGTGCCGTCCCTGCAACACCGTCGTGCGCGACAACCTGGTCGAGCACAACGCGGTGGGCATCGAGGTCACCAACGCGTCGGAGAACCTGTGGTTCCTCGGTAACCGCGTGGTGCGTAACCGGGTCGGAATGACCGTGAACTCGAACGACTTCGAATCCCTGGCACCGCAGCACGGCGCTGTGCTGGCAGGCAACACCATCGCCGACAACAACGATCCACACAGCCCGGCGCAGGCCGACGGCGGGTTCGGGATCGGCATCGGAATCGGCGGGGGGAGCGCGAACACCGTCGTGCGCAACCTGGTCGAGGGCAATACGGCGGCGGGGATCATCGTCAGTGACGTCCAGGGCTACGCCGCCGACGGCAACACCGTCACCGACAGTCTGGTGACCGGCAACGGTGCTGATCTGGTTCTCACCGCCGCGGGCAAGGCGAATCAGCTGGGTGGCCAGCCCGGCACGGCACCGGCCGCCGTCACCGCGCCGCCGGGTGCCGATTTCCGCGGCCTGCCACAGCCGCCCGCCCAGCCACGGCTCCCTGGCGGTCCCGATGCCCCTCAGCGGGCGGCGACGGGACTGCCGGGCCAGGTGGACCCGGATGGCTATCCATTGCCCGCCGCTCGGTGA
- a CDS encoding MSCRAMM family protein, with amino-acid sequence MADLEVLCDEAPLQIGNRVWYDVDKDGIQDPGEPPVPGATVRLYDATGKLVSTTVTTSRGEYYFDNTNVPGGLLPRTQYTIKVDKPEDYEPGGPLHQWYVTKNDAGPNRFIDSDGVVPAGGRFPEKAVTTGGPGENNHTYDFGFNQPEGKVSVLKQDQDGKPLPGAVFQLWRETNTTPGLQSDGTTPDTKVGSACTTGPDGLCGATVPLGTYYWQETAAPDGYLLPDPAVFGPLELTADNYVEGVKATAVNRMMTGDVSVLKQDKDGKPLPGAVFQLWRKTNGDGGGLKIDGPNPDTKIGDPCTTGADGICTSHQPLGEYFWQETKAPDGYLLPDPAIFGPLTLTKDNYTQGVRVTAVNTLATGTVRVLKHDSDGKPLPGAVFQLWKKTNGDGGGLKIDGPNADTKIGDPCTTPAGGICTETVALGVYYWQETKTPDGYVLPDPAIFGPLALTKDNFAQGVSVTVVNKPQGGEIRLLKKSEGDGKSLSGAVFQLWKKTNGDGGGLKIDGPNADTKIGEPCTTNAQGVCDFPGLRWGDYYLQEISAPAGYLLPAKAISGPHTLTEANSGQALEVTRLNQKTPPPPPPPPPTPPGTPPAPRPAPPLANTGLSMSVYSLAAVCLWFLGGGALMLIATRRRRRRS; translated from the coding sequence ATGGCGGACCTGGAGGTGCTGTGCGACGAGGCGCCGCTGCAGATCGGCAACCGGGTCTGGTACGACGTCGACAAGGACGGAATCCAGGATCCCGGCGAACCGCCGGTGCCAGGGGCGACGGTGCGGCTCTACGACGCGACCGGCAAGCTGGTCAGCACCACAGTGACCACCAGCCGCGGCGAGTACTACTTCGACAACACCAACGTCCCCGGCGGCCTCCTGCCCCGCACCCAGTACACGATCAAGGTGGACAAGCCGGAGGACTACGAGCCGGGTGGCCCGCTCCACCAGTGGTACGTGACCAAGAACGACGCCGGGCCGAACCGGTTCATCGACAGTGACGGCGTCGTACCCGCAGGGGGAAGATTCCCCGAGAAAGCCGTCACGACCGGCGGGCCAGGGGAGAACAACCACACCTACGACTTCGGGTTCAACCAACCCGAAGGCAAAGTCAGCGTGCTGAAGCAGGATCAGGATGGCAAACCCTTGCCTGGCGCGGTGTTCCAGCTGTGGCGAGAGACCAACACGACTCCCGGTCTCCAGTCCGACGGCACGACACCGGATACGAAGGTCGGCTCGGCCTGCACCACGGGGCCGGACGGCTTGTGCGGCGCGACGGTTCCGCTCGGCACGTACTACTGGCAGGAGACCGCGGCACCGGACGGATATCTGCTACCGGACCCGGCGGTCTTCGGTCCCCTCGAGCTGACCGCCGACAACTACGTCGAGGGCGTCAAAGCGACCGCTGTCAACCGGATGATGACCGGTGACGTCAGTGTCCTGAAGCAGGACAAGGACGGCAAACCTTTGCCTGGTGCGGTGTTCCAGCTGTGGCGGAAGACCAACGGTGACGGTGGTGGCCTCAAGATCGACGGCCCGAACCCGGACACGAAGATCGGCGACCCCTGCACCACGGGCGCGGACGGCATCTGCACCTCGCATCAGCCGCTCGGTGAGTACTTCTGGCAAGAGACCAAAGCACCGGACGGATACCTGCTCCCGGACCCGGCGATCTTCGGGCCACTGACGCTGACCAAGGACAACTACACGCAAGGTGTCCGGGTGACAGCGGTCAACACCCTCGCCACCGGCACGGTCAGGGTCCTGAAGCACGACAGTGACGGCAAACCGTTGCCTGGTGCGGTGTTCCAGCTTTGGAAGAAGACCAACGGCGACGGTGGTGGCCTCAAGATCGACGGCCCGAACGCGGACACCAAGATCGGCGACCCGTGCACGACACCGGCCGGCGGTATCTGCACCGAGACCGTTGCGCTGGGCGTCTACTACTGGCAGGAGACCAAGACACCCGACGGGTACGTCCTGCCGGATCCGGCGATCTTCGGTCCGCTCGCGCTGACCAAGGACAACTTCGCCCAGGGCGTCAGTGTCACCGTCGTGAACAAACCGCAGGGAGGCGAGATCCGTCTCCTGAAGAAGAGCGAGGGCGACGGCAAGTCGTTGTCCGGTGCGGTGTTCCAGTTGTGGAAGAAGACGAACGGTGACGGTGGCGGACTCAAGATCGACGGCCCGAACGCGGACACCAAGATCGGCGAGCCGTGCACGACGAACGCGCAGGGAGTCTGTGACTTCCCGGGCCTGCGGTGGGGCGACTACTACCTCCAGGAGATCTCCGCGCCCGCCGGATACCTCCTGCCCGCCAAAGCGATCAGCGGCCCGCACACGCTGACCGAAGCCAATTCCGGTCAGGCGCTGGAAGTGACCCGGCTGAACCAGAAGACGCCGCCGCCTCCGCCTCCTCCGCCGCCGACACCTCCGGGCACGCCGCCGGCGCCGCGGCCTGCCCCGCCGTTGGCCAACACCGGGTTGTCCATGTCGGTGTACAGCCTCGCCGCGGTGTGCCTGTGGTTCCTCGGTGGAGGCGCGCTGATGCTGATCGCGACCCGTCGCCGCCGACGGCGCAGCTGA